The following proteins are encoded in a genomic region of Hyla sarda isolate aHylSar1 chromosome 3, aHylSar1.hap1, whole genome shotgun sequence:
- the LOC130360688 gene encoding uncharacterized protein LOC130360688 gives MELKGLGFVPLLLAFWCVAWLATSYIMTVVLGHATSPLMSISDMGNLFPESILFRIGFIGMSIGTLVLTFLIYKYMVMHTEEFRGHQVLIQRILLAIVWTSCFGTAVMHVFSPKEYPRIHFFSTIISITCEALYYLGQSFQMYKLPGANKVIQYSRCTCCGLTFVCTIFYFGYETLKELFYNDEDWDEIREIPIIIIEWVMLLLILINIVTYYSTMQRLLLTVSRNSCTLSLRMKIDDFGV, from the exons atggagctaaaaggtttggggttcgtccccctcctgttggcgttttggtgtgtggcctggcttgccaccagctacatcatgacggtcgtcctcggccatgcaacctcaccactgatgagcatcag tgacatgGGAAATTtatttcccgaaagcatattattcagaattggattcatagggatgtccattggcactttggtactaacctttctaatttataagtatatggttatgcatactgaagagttcaggggtcatcaggtcctgatccagaggatcctgctggccattgtgtggacctcctgttttggcacagctgtcatgcatgtattttcccccaaagaatatcccaggatacactttttcagcacgataatttcaattacatgtgaagccttatactaccttgggcagtcattccagatgtataaattaccaggagcaaacaaagtcatccaatatagtagatgcacctgctgtggcctgacttttgtctgcacaattttctattttggatatgaaacattaaaggaattattctataatgatgaagactgggacgagatccgtgaaatccccatcataatcatcgagtgggtgatgcttctactgatcctgataaacatcgtgacttattattccaccatgcagaggttattgttgaccgtctccagaaacagctgcacactctctcttagaatGAAAATTGACGatttcggggtgtag